The Rosa rugosa chromosome 1, drRosRugo1.1, whole genome shotgun sequence genomic sequence TAACCtgaatcaaaagaaaataataaattctAAACAACTTGCGTCAGAGGAAACGGAATATTATTAACAGTATATGAAGATATAAGTTATAATCAGCAGTAAAGACACAGGCACAACCTAGGTAGACCAAAGAAACAATCCCAAGTTGAACAATCTTCTATGATGGCTCATAGTCACACCTCACACCTCAAAACCATGCACAGCTTCCTAATAAAGTTGAGACACTCGAAGAGATGCCTCAGCTGCTTGGCTAGGCTCCATCCATAATACATCGAATTAACCAAAAGGTTAAAAGCAATCTGTGATACCGAACCCAATAGATAATAAGTTGAACTCATAAATCTATGTGGAACAACATTGTTGCAGCAATGGGCTAAATGCTAATCTCAGTCTTCAAAACATGGCAAAAGTGAATTTTCATGGAATGGACCTCATGGTCATATCCACTCTTTTCTTCCACACCTCGAATATCTTAAGCCAATAACACAACTATTTCATGCCATGGGATCAGTCTAGTTTGTAACATAGGCTTACTTAAGATGGTTATGAAAAATTACCTAGTTTAGGTAAGATAGCCTGCCTCATCCATCAGTCAAATAGGTGATACAAAATAAGTTTGTAATTGCATGTTGTAATATTGTTGCTTGACATTCTACCGCAAGGAATGGTGGTTTGACTGCACCTGCAATATATTAATTGGATTACGGTAAGAAACTTGCTTAAAATAATGTGAATATGAAGACACACTTGTCTTAAATAGTAAGAGATGATTTTGAAAGAAACAGATATGAATCAAATAAAGCTGGTTGCAAGAATTTCAAGCCAATGCCAGAGACACTCAAAACTCAAGAACTTCAAGCAAGTATATACAGGCATGTAGCTGTTTTGATAGTATACTTGTAACAGGCCTATGATACTGTAAATAATTAGTACTAGAAAGTCCATAAAAGTTTTTTGATATCAGTAGAAGTTTTGATAGTCATGTTACTTTACAGATTTCTATAGGAATTTTCTCTGCTCATCACTGTTTTTCAGTTGGAATGACAGCACATATAACAATCTTGCACCCTATAATTCTCTATCTATATATTTTCCTTAAAATCAACTTATCtaaatgtaaaataataaaaaaatctgTTACTCATACCTTGATTATCCTCTCTGCACAAGTAGAGATCAGCATACAGGCAAATTCGTATCAGCAAAAAGGAATAGGGAACGGAGACCTGGGCTGGGCTCCCAATCAAATATTGGATGCATGAGTACTTGCCCAATCCTCTGCAAAAAGGAATTAATCTCCTAGTGACGAGGGGAAACAAAAGTAAATGAAGCAGGCTTTGTGTCTACAAGCAAATTACCCTTCTTTCATCTATCATGGCCACCCCACAGCTTGTCAAATGTAGGTCTGATTGGTGCCTCAGATGCATTGCTCCAACAGTCCAACCTAGGTGCACCCAAATAACCAAAAAGTTAAAGCAATCTATGATCCTTAACTCAGTCTCACAGTCACAGTCTTACAGAGCCATATATGTGCCACAAACACACATGAACTGAGAACTTTAGGTTATGACATAGACAGCTTATCATATTAGCATCCCATCAGCTTTGCAACTCCAAGGCCATTCTAAATGAAGCCTCAGTGTGAGCTGTACATGTACGTTGGTGCGATTTTCTTCTGCAATACTAACATTAGTTAGACTTGACTATATCTTGAATCAAAAGAAAATGATAATTCTAGGTAACATAAGGTTTTGTTATGCTACCTAAAGATTTCTTTTGAATTATTCTGGAACTTTCCACACAACATGAAGAGTACCTGAGGGTCATCTCATCTTCAGGAGTCTAACCAACAGAACTTTGAAGCCGAACCTCCCAATTCCATACACAGAAGGGTGCTTGCAATCTTTCTAAAATGTACTTGATAGGGACCCAAGTTCCAGCATTAGAGGAAGAAGAGTATCATAACCAAACAGGAAGGTCTTCAAACTGGCAGCCTTCAGTAACCTCATGCCTTCTTTCAATGCTTTAAGAACATGTCTCTAACTGGTGCTGTTTGTAACCTCTTAAGCTCCTGACAGTCATGATCACCTATATCACACTCAAACATTAATCTCTCAAGAAAACCATCTGATGCATCATTCTCATGTCTATATAATGCATCAATATTCTCACTTCTTTTTCCTTGCTAATTACTGATAAACACCAAATATACTAAAACATGCAAATTTAGAATTCTATGGCAGGAGTTATGTACCTATATAAACAATGACAATATAACTTAGACGAGCAGAAGGATACACAAGCTAGCATAACCTACTTAGACCAAAGGAACAATCCCAAGTTTAACTTCTCCAATGACAGCTCATTGTCATAACCTTGCATAGCTTCCCAGTAAGTCTAATAAAGTCCAGACAATGGAAGAGATTGATATTCTTGACTAGACCGTCCTCGGTCCATGTAATTAATCAAAAGGTTTTACGAGACTTGCTAATAGTCCAACTTGAAAACCAAGAACTTCAAGTTATAATATAATCTACAAGTTGGTACTTATGCAGTTTCCCAAATTCAGATGCCATGATGAATGCTTATGCATGCAGCTTCAATACGAGCAGTACAAGCAGCCTGGTGCGGTTCACATCTACAATAGATACATAATTAGAGGACTTATCTATAACTTGGTTTACAGAAGAAAATCAATAAACTACCAACTGTCAAAAGATTTAAGGGGAATTCCCTATCTGGAACGTCagcacaaaagaaaaacaaacctTAGTGGTGAAGATCATCTAGTATTGGAATTGGAAGTCCAAGAATCCCTTTAGCTATTCACGTGGGCATGAATGATCATCTGCTGTATAAAAGCTACTTAGTTTTGCTAATAAATACAGAGACTGGGCATAAAAATCAGAGCATTGAAGTTACCTGTATCCTGAAAAAATCAAGGTGAATACGGCTAAAATTGATAGAAAGTTGAGCATCGATCTGAGGAAGCACATGTATGACCACCTCAAGTGTTTGACCTCTTTCGTACCCTCCTAGGTTTGGTCTATGCTATAACTCTGCTAGCTCATGCTCAACTAATCACTGATGTATCTGAAGGGTAGGGGGGAAGACAATGCCTGATGCTCAATTGATGTTCCCTTGTCCCCTAGCTCCAATATTGACTTCCATTGGACATGCATCCCTAGAATACATAATGGTAAAAGAAATGATTCAATTATATAACTAGGAGTCCCATGCATGTGATAAAAATAATAACAGATAAGTGCACATATTAAGCTCACCAGGTTGAAATATGACGAATGATAGAGAACTGTGCTTGTTTCAAGAGAAGCTGAAGCCTGGAATGTGTCGAATGATGGAGAAATTACACATCCAAATAAGAAATATCCCATTAATTAAATGAAGCAACTGTATCAAATGTACCTTTGAGATGCGTCATCCAGATTAGTCTTCTATCACGATGGTTGGGATCTTGGCCCACTTCTCACCTATTCCTTGTCTGTAAAGGTCTTGGAGAATTGGAGATCTAAAGATGTGCAATTTCTGTAGTGGTGTCTCCCACAGGAAGTCCGGCAGTGCTTTTAGCTTGTAGCAGTACCCAATTGTCAATTGAGAGAGGCATGGCATGAttgtaatattattattttccacTCCTACCCACTCTTCCCATGGCCCCATGTTGTAGAAGCCGAGTTGTTTAAGCTTGGGGAATGATATGAAAATGGAAGACGATGAGGAGGTTTGCCCATCATCTATTCCCAAAAACTCAACTCCTACCTTTGAGACTCCATGGAGTTGCACAATATGCAATGATTCAAGGGACGCCAGTTTCCCTAAAGGAGGCAAAACCCCACATTCCGTGCAAGTCTCAAGGATGAGCATTCTCAAGCTGTGTAAATACGACAACCAATGGGAGAAGGCGCCACCTTTATAAAACCAGATGTATAAAGATTCCAAATCTGGATGCGGCTCTAAGCCATTCATAATTTCTCCATGCTTTCCTTCATCAACCGAGTAAAACTCTAGTCTCAATTCCAGGAGGTGAGCCTTATTCACCATGATTGCTGCTGCATTCTCCGCCATATTTGGATTTCCCAGAATACGAATAGCAAGACTCCCTTGAAGCTGGTTCAAGTCTTTCAGATGTTCCAACTTGTTTCCTTCATCACCACCGATAATTGGGACAACAAACTGATCTAGCCTTTGCAGATCTGTTAATTTCTCAATCCCTTCAATTAACTTTAGCTCCCAACAGCCTTCAACATAAAGATGCCTCAAGTTAATCAGCCTTCGGACATCTACTTTTTTCAGATTCACGCAACGAACAAGTCGCAAGGTTTGCAGGTTGTATAAACTGCCCAGGGCGCTGGGTAATTCCTCCAACCCCAAATTCTCAGATAAATCGAGATACCTCAAATGTATCAATCCACCTATCGTCTCGGGAATTTCTTTGAGACAACCCTTCCCCCGCCAACCACGCAAGTCTAATGTTCTAAGGCATTTCAATTGTACTATCAACTCAAATATTGGGCCAATGGAATATTCGGATGATTGTATAGCTATCAAGGTACGTAATTTTTTATAATTAGGGAGAAAAGTTTGCAGAGAATCACCCTCGGTTGCATGCACTAAGGTCAAATGATGAACTTTATCCTTTGACACATCTCTTCTCTTACTAGCATCCAACtcaaaatccaaaatcaaaCATTCATTTTCTGTCAAATATTGTAGAAAGTCATGTACAATATCATGAATTTTGCATTTTATGTTTCCATACTCAAACTGAACATCCTCAATATCTTGAAAAAATGACCGCATTACTAAGTCATCAAAATAATTTTGACCAACCACTATCTTTTCTTTACTTTCTTTGACATTCAAATAATCTTGCGACATCCACAACTCAATCAAACAATTCCTATTGTACACATAATCTTTTGGAAATGTAACACAATACAAAAGACAACGTTTGGTTGCTGGACTCAAATCATGATAACTTAATAGTAGTGGTCGAAAAACATCTTGTTGAAT encodes the following:
- the LOC133726926 gene encoding putative disease resistance protein RGA3, whose translation is MAGILVDVLLERLATLALDKVERELKLVRGVKQEIKNLTKKLKAIRAVLEDAEQRQVMEASVKDWLNELNDVSDDMDDVLDEWITRVLMHQLENQEKQGANALATTKKKVCFPFPSSCFRFGQVNQLFRRHEIAAKIKELNESLDLIDQNKQSFGFHQNTTRVPELPQRQKTTSLPNIKTFGRDKEKNLIVSKLISESSQEKEVPLIIPIVGMGGMGKTTLAQLVYNDENVKSHFDKRIWVCVSDPFEEIKIAQAIIEEIDKDNSSKSSNVLQTLTQCIDKLIEGKKFLLVLDDVWSPNSDQWEELIKPLRNGGIGSRILVTTRKEEVVTLMKATTQLIHLKELGEAFCLSLFYYSADMDESSVSTEFKNIGSEIVKRCNGLPLAAKTLGSLMRNKKKIHEWQAVLKSKTWELKEIQQDVFRPLLLSYHDLSPATKRCLLYCVTFPKDYVYNRNCLIELWMSQDYLNVKESKEKIVVGQNYFDDLVMRSFFQDIEDVQFEYGNIKCKIHDIVHDFLQYLTENECLILDFELDASKRRDVSKDKVHHLTLVHATEGDSLQTFLPNYKKLRTLIAIQSSEYSIGPIFELIVQLKCLRTLDLRGWRGKGCLKEIPETIGGLIHLRYLDLSENLGLEELPSALGSLYNLQTLRLVRCVNLKKVDVRRLINLRHLYVEGCWELKLIEGIEKLTDLQRLDQFVVPIIGGDEGNKLEHLKDLNQLQGSLAIRILGNPNMAENAAAIMVNKAHLLELRLEFYSVDEGKHGEIMNGLEPHPDLESLYIWFYKGGAFSHWLSYLHSLRMLILETCTECGVLPPLGKLASLESLHIVQLHGVSKVGVEFLGIDDGQTSSSSSIFISFPKLKQLGFYNMGPWEEWVGVENNNITIMPCLSQLTIGYCYKLKALPDFLWETPLQKLHIFRSPILQDLYRQGIGEKWAKIPTIVIED